The following coding sequences lie in one Halogeometricum rufum genomic window:
- the glpR gene encoding HTH-type transcriptional regulator GlpR, translating to MLPAERKRRIVELVSADDGRSVEGLAEELGYSKATIRRDLRELEDRGLVERSHGGAVPVTTVGKEQTYGQKEVQNLDGKRAIADRAVAEIAEGQVVFFDAGTTTMEVAKQAPKDGSILSVTNSPRLAVELGKEENDVKLTGGTLRSRTRALVGPTAESFMERTNFDLLFLGTNAIDADGGLTTPNEDEARMKQLMTEKSARVVLVADATKVGKRSFVKFADVHDVDVFVTDEELPPRERQAFENEGVTVVEVPPE from the coding sequence ATGTTACCCGCAGAGCGCAAAAGACGAATCGTGGAACTCGTCTCGGCGGACGACGGGCGGTCCGTCGAGGGCCTGGCCGAGGAACTCGGCTACTCGAAGGCCACCATCCGGCGTGACCTCCGAGAACTGGAGGACCGCGGCCTCGTCGAACGGTCGCACGGCGGCGCGGTGCCCGTCACGACCGTCGGCAAAGAACAGACGTACGGGCAGAAGGAGGTACAGAACCTCGACGGCAAGCGCGCGATAGCCGACCGCGCCGTCGCGGAGATAGCCGAGGGACAGGTCGTCTTCTTCGACGCGGGGACGACGACGATGGAGGTGGCCAAACAGGCGCCGAAAGACGGCTCCATCCTCTCGGTGACGAACTCGCCGCGCCTCGCCGTCGAACTCGGGAAGGAGGAGAACGACGTGAAACTCACGGGCGGCACGCTCCGCAGTCGCACCCGTGCGCTCGTCGGGCCGACGGCGGAGTCGTTCATGGAGCGGACGAACTTCGACCTCCTGTTTCTGGGGACGAACGCCATCGACGCCGACGGCGGCCTGACGACGCCGAACGAGGACGAGGCGCGGATGAAGCAGTTGATGACCGAGAAGTCCGCGCGCGTCGTCCTCGTCGCCGACGCGACGAAGGTCGGCAAGCGCTCGTTCGTGAAGTTCGCCGACGTGCACGACGTGGACGTGTTCGTCACCGACGAGGAGTTGCCGCCGAGAGAGCGGCAGGCGTTCGAGAACGAGGGCGTCACCGTCGTGGAGGTGCCGCCCGAATGA
- the leuB gene encoding 3-isopropylmalate dehydrogenase — MTDEIVVVEGDGIGKEVVPAAVSVLDAVGDFEFVAAEAGDAVKERTGEALPQETYDVVADADATLFGAAGETAADVILPLRTAVDSFVNVRPAKAYPGVNALRPETDLVFLRENTEGVYSGHEDRLSADLSTLTRVVTTSASERLAEFACDYAPDGFQVAHKANVMRETDGRFRDAVVSVAEERGVETEEVLMDAFATRVCLDPTQFDVVVCPNLAGDVLSDLAAGLVGGLGLLPSANIGPDNALFEPVHGTAPDIAGEGVANPSATILSAAMLLEHLGYEDEGAAVREAVESTLAEGPRTADLGGDASTEAVTQAVIDRLD; from the coding sequence GAGGGCGACGGCATCGGGAAGGAAGTCGTCCCGGCGGCGGTGTCCGTCCTCGACGCCGTCGGCGACTTCGAGTTCGTCGCGGCGGAGGCGGGCGACGCGGTGAAAGAGCGGACCGGCGAGGCACTCCCGCAGGAGACGTACGACGTGGTCGCCGACGCCGACGCCACGCTGTTCGGCGCGGCGGGCGAGACGGCCGCGGACGTGATTCTGCCCCTCCGGACGGCGGTGGACTCGTTCGTGAACGTCCGCCCGGCGAAGGCGTACCCCGGCGTGAACGCGCTTCGACCGGAGACGGACCTCGTCTTCCTCCGGGAGAACACCGAGGGCGTCTACTCGGGCCACGAGGACCGCCTCTCGGCGGACCTCTCGACGCTGACGCGCGTCGTCACCACCTCGGCCTCCGAGCGACTCGCCGAGTTCGCCTGCGACTACGCGCCCGACGGCTTTCAGGTCGCGCACAAGGCGAACGTGATGCGGGAGACGGACGGCCGCTTCCGCGACGCCGTCGTCTCCGTCGCCGAGGAACGAGGCGTCGAGACGGAGGAAGTGCTGATGGACGCCTTCGCCACGCGCGTCTGTCTGGACCCGACGCAGTTCGACGTCGTCGTCTGCCCGAACCTCGCGGGCGACGTGCTGTCGGACCTCGCGGCCGGACTCGTCGGCGGCCTCGGACTCCTACCGTCGGCGAACATCGGGCCCGACAACGCCCTGTTCGAACCCGTCCACGGGACGGCGCCGGACATCGCGGGCGAGGGCGTCGCGAACCCGTCCGCGACGATTCTCTCGGCGGCGATGCTGCTCGAACACCTGGGCTACGAGGACGAGGGTGCGGCCGTCCGCGAGGCGGTCGAATCGACCCTCGCGGAGGGCCCGCGCACGGCCGACCTGGGCGGCGACGCCTCGACGGAGGCCGTGACGCAGGCGGTCATCGACAGACTCGACTGA